The following is a genomic window from Carassius gibelio isolate Cgi1373 ecotype wild population from Czech Republic chromosome B7, carGib1.2-hapl.c, whole genome shotgun sequence.
GATGTGCCTTTGGCTTCATTAAAGTAATAACTTTATTTGCAAAAGAGTAATACTACTGTATGGCTTTGTCTGTAGGCCTTTACCAGGTTCACTATCGTTCAGAAGTTAAGGTTCAGTAtggttatgtattttatttatttttctggattattattattttatttctttttatcagcaaggatgcataaatcATTCTTGttatatacaaacccgattccaaaaaagttgggacactgtaccaattgtgagtaaaaaagtaatggaataatttacaaatctcataaacttacattttattcacaatataatttagataacatatcaaatgttgaaagtgagacattttgaaatgccatggcaaatattggctcattttggatttcatgagagctacacattccaaaaaagttgggacaggtagcaataagaggccagaaaagttaaatgtacatgtaaggAACAGTGTAAGGTGTtatgttttaactgactaaaacatatataaaactcTTGGGTTAAACCACGTTCAAATAACACAACCAACATTCAGGGATACTATTCTTCTTCTGGATTTATTACTTTAAGGAACACAACTCACAATTACAAGTGGCAGTGCCTCCCGCAGGCACAATGGGGAAATAACGATATTACATACATAACATTTCCTCCCCTCTTaatcaacaaacaaaagaaaaacaatgcattttcagCTACTCAAaaattatgccttttttttttttttttttttaactagaggTAGAGGGTAGACTGCCTCTTGCCTCGAGCCAGTTCGGGGATTATTCTGCCCCTTGTCAGAACAGGCTCACTAACATAACTAATTACATTTCAGTTCAACAGGAGTTTCTCATGGCTTTATAATGTCAGACGATTGGGCGGTTTAATCACTCTGGCTGGATAACGTCTGACCTGCAATGATGGAATGTTGAGTTTGCCATGATTTATCTGAGACTCTGATGCGTCACTGTTAACATCCTGTTCCCTGGTTGGTGGTGCTGAAGAAGTGTCATTTACAGAGGTCTGTAAAGGAACCGGTACATCACTGATGTCAGGTGGTTGTGTCACCTGAGTTTCAGCTGCTTGATTCGGAATGGACAAGAGTTGATCAGCATGGCGTCGCCATTCCGCAGAAGTTCCTACATCCACATTATAAGACACTGGACCACTTTGAGCCGTCACCACACCTGATGTCcatctttctctccctctgtAATCACGAGCCAGAACTGCATCGCCGACTCCAAACTGTCTTGGTTTTGAACGACCAGCACGGCGGAGGACCTGGGAGGTCTGTGAGAGTCGCACAGCAGCTGTCACACTGGGTTTCAAGGCATCCAGCCGTGTGCGCAGTTGTCGTCCCAAAAACAACCTAGAAGGGGCCTCTCTAGTCGTTGGATGTGGTGTGTTGCGATACGTCAGCAAGAATGTTTCCAACCGTCTCTGAACAGTGGAAGAGCCCTTAGATGCCTTCAATGCTTGTTTTAGCGACTGAACAAACCTTTCAGCCTGCCCATTGGTTGCAGGATGATATGGGGCTGAACGGATATGCTTCACATGGTTGGCCTTCAGGAAAGTTACAAACTCCTGAGAGACAAATTGTGGTCCATTATCACTCACCAGGACTTCAGGCAGTCCATAATGACTGAAAAGGTTCCGCAAAACTTCAATTGTCCTCCCTGCTGTTGTTGATGTCATCAACTGCACCTCAGGCCACTTCGAATGTGCATCAACTACGACTAGGTACATGTGACCCTCACATGGGCCAGCGAAATCTACATGAATACGTTCCCATGGTCTGCTTGGCCACTCCCATGGGTGGAGGGGTGCTTGGGGTGGCATTTTCTGTATTTGTTGACATGACTGACACATTTTCACGCACAGTTCAATGTCAGCATCAATACCAGGCCACCACACATAACTGCGAGCAATGGCTTTCATTCTGACTATTCCTGGATGGCCAGTGTGCAGTTCCTCCAGTACTCTTTTCTGCAGCTTAAGGGGAACCACAACTCTCATGCCCCGCATTAAGCACCCGTGTTGGACGGACAGCTCAGCGCGTTTGGAGATGAAAGGTGAGAGTTCATTATTACCAGTCAGGTTGACAGCTTGGGTCCCTTTTATGACCATTTCAACGACTGTAGACAAGGTTGAGTCACTCATAGTCTCACGTCGGATATCCGTGGCACTGACAGGGAGTTTCTCCATCTGTTCGAGGTAAAATAGCTCTACTGCATCCATTTTCTCACTGTGTTCTACTTGTAACGGCAGACGCGAAAGACCATCAGCATTTGCATGATTCTCAGCTCTTTTGTACTCTATTGTATAATTGTGCGCAGACAAAAGTAATGCCCACCTTTGCATCCGTGCTGCCGCCATAGACGGAATTCCTTTTTGTGGCCCAAAGATCGTAGTAAGGGGGCGGTGATCCGTGAAAAGCGTGAATTTCCGTCCGTAAAGATATTGATGGAATTTTCTGACCCCAAACACTATGGCCAGAGCCTCGCGCTCAATCTGTGCATAATTCTGTTCTGCCTTGCTAAGTGTGCGTGATGCGAAAGCTATTGGCTTTTCTTCACCGCTGGGTAGCATGTGGGAAATGACGGCACCAATGCCATAAGGTGATGCATCACATGCAAGCCGAATTGCATTCTGAGGGTCATAGTGTGTCAAAACATTTTGTGACACCAATTGTTCTTTTGCCTTTTTAAATGCAGCATCACACTCCTCAGACCATTGCCAGCGTTTCCCTTTACACAACAGGGCATTCAAAGGATTCGCTATGTTTGCCAGATTGGGTATGAATCTCCCATAATAGTTTAACAGGCCTAGAAATGATCTTAGCTGTGTGATGTTTGATGGAATTGGCGCATTGACAATTGCATGTACTTTTTTAGGTGACTTGTGCAAACCTTCTGCATCAATTATGTGACCCAAGTATTCCAGTGAGTCCTTGAAAAAGTCACATTTCCCTTTTTCAGCACGCAACCCAAACTGCTCCAGTCGTCCAAGGACTGCATCCAGGTTTTCCAGGTGTTCAGCTTCAGTCTGCCCGGTAACCAGAATGTCATCCAGGTAACAATGGACATTAGGCAGACCCTGTAATATTTGGTCCATAGCTCTCTGGAAAATAGCTGGCGCCGAAGCGATCCCAAATGGAAGGCGATTGTACTGGAATAGTCCTTTTTGTGTAGAAATTGTAAGGAACTTCCTGGAATCCTCTTCGACCCTCATTTGAAGGTAAGCATGTGACAAGTCCAATTTGCTGAAACACTGTCCCCCTGCTAATGAAGCAAACAGGTCCTCAATGCGCGGTAATGGATAGTGTTCAATGTGTAAGACAGGGTTTATCGTCACCTTAAAATCACCACAGATGCGCACGTCTCCATTTTTCTTTACAACAGGAACTATTGGAGTAGCCCATTCACTATGCTCTACTGGTGACAATACTCCAATTTCAGTGAGACGTTTCAGCTCCGCTTCGACTTTTGGACGAAGAGCATACGGAACGACTCTGGGCTGGCAAAACTTGGGTTTGTTTTCAGGTTTCAATGTTATTTTAGCGGTGATGTTCTTCATTTCTCCCAAATGTGTAGAGAAAATAGCAGCATGTTTCTGCAACACAGATTCGAGCGTCTTCAATCTGACTGCTTTAATTTCTTTCCAGTTCATTTTGATCTGACGCAACCACTCTCTGCCATAGAGTGGTGGATAGTCTCCTTGCACGATATACAATGGAAGAACAGCTGTTTGCTTGCCCAATTTCACATGCACATCAATTACACCTTCAGGACGCAATGCTTGCCCAGTGTATGTTCGAAGAACAATGTCCGTTGAGCATAGGGGCAGGTGTTTCAATATTCGATCATAAGTCTCTGTTGAGATCAATGACACTGCTGCGCCCGTGTCCAGTTCCATTTCCAGTGGTGTACCTTCAATTTCTGGTTTCACGGTGATACTAGACTTTTCTCCTGGCTGCGACAGTTTATACAGAGCTAAATCTGAGTCTGTGTCATACTCATTAGACACTGCATCAGCATCAAGGCGGTGTACATTTCCCTTTTTTATGTAGCCTTTCTGCTTAAATGCTTTCGTTGGCCTTGCAGCTTTTGCTGTTTTTCCACTCATTGTTTTTCTGTCATCATAAACGTTACTTTTCCTGCAAACGCGACTGATATGGCCTTTTTTTCCACAAACATTACAGTTTTTGTCTTTAAACCAACAATCATCATCATTATGGTTATTTTTTCCGCATCGTTTGCATTTGTTCCCAGTCTTACTCTTTGATAAAGACAGTGCGTTTACCGTCAGTGATCCGCTGAGTTGGTGTGCTTCACGTGACGCTGTTTCCATGGAGACCGCCAACTCTACCGCTCTCTGAAACGTCAGCGTAGACTCAGTCAACAAGCGTTTTTGAGTAGCCTCACTCTTTAGGCCACACACAAATCTATCGCGAAGTGCATCATCCAAATGTCCCCCAAATTCACAGTGTTCTGACAACCCTCTAAGCACTGCAACATACTGTGTCACCGACTCGCTCTCCTCCTGATTCCGCCGATGGAAACGAAAACGCTCCGCGATGACCAGGGGCTTTGGCGAGAAGTGCTGCTGTAGCGTGTCTGTAATGTGCTT
Proteins encoded in this region:
- the LOC127961434 gene encoding uncharacterized protein K02A2.6-like yields the protein MAAAIGHMEAFNESVEPWTTYIERFEHFIEANSIEAEKKVPVLLSVIGGKTYGLLRSLIAPEKPGEKSFKHITDTLQQHFSPKPLVIAERFRFHRRNQEESESVTQYVAVLRGLSEHCEFGGHLDDALRDRFVCGLKSEATQKRLLTESTLTFQRAVELAVSMETASREAHQLSGSLTVNALSLSKSKTGNKCKRCGKNNHNDDDCWFKDKNCNVCGKKGHISRVCRKSNVYDDRKTMSGKTAKAARPTKAFKQKGYIKKGNVHRLDADAVSNEYDTDSDLALYKLSQPGEKSSITVKPEIEGTPLEMELDTGAAVSLISTETYDRILKHLPLCSTDIVLRTYTGQALRPEGVIDVHVKLGKQTAVLPLYIVQGDYPPLYGREWLRQIKMNWKEIKAVRLKTLESVLQKHAAIFSTHLGEMKNITAKITLKPENKPKFCQPRVVPYALRPKVEAELKRLTEIGVLSPVEHSEWATPIVPVVKKNGDVRICGDFKVTINPVLHIEHYPLPRIEDLFASLAGGQCFSKLDLSHAYLQMRVEEDSRKFLTISTQKGLFQYNRLPFGIASAPAIFQRAMDQILQGLPNVHCYLDDILVTGQTEAEHLENLDAVLGRLEQFGLRAEKGKCDFFKDSLEYLGHIIDAEGLHKSPKKVHAIVNAPIPSNITQLRSFLGLLNYYGRFIPNLANIANPLNALLCKGKRWQWSEECDAAFKKAKEQLVSQNVLTHYDPQNAIRLACDASPYGIGAVISHMLPSGEEKPIAFASRTLSKAEQNYAQIEREALAIVFGVRKFHQYLYGRKFTLFTDHRPLTTIFGPQKGIPSMAAARMQRWALLLSAHNYTIEYKRAENHANADGLSRLPLQVEHSEKMDAVELFYLEQMEKLPVSATDIRRETMSDSTLSTVVEMVIKGTQAVNLTGNNELSPFISKRAELSVQHGCLMRGMRVVVPLKLQKRVLEELHTGHPGIVRMKAIARSYVWWPGIDADIELCVKMCQSCQQIQKMPPQAPLHPWEWPSRPWERIHVDFAGPCEGHMYLVVVDAHSKWPEVQLMTSTTAGRTIEVLRNLFSHYGLPEVLVSDNGPQFVSQEFVTFLKANHVKHIRSAPYHPATNGQAERFVQSLKQALKASKGSSTVQRRLETFLLTYRNTPHPTTREAPSRLFLGRQLRTRLDALKPSVTAAVRLSQTSQVLRRAGRSKPRQFGVGDAVLARDYRGRERWTSGVVTAQSGPVSYNVDVGTSAEWRRHADQLLSIPNQAAETQVTQPPDISDVPVPLQTSVNDTSSAPPTREQDVNSDASESQINHGKLNIPSLQVRRYPARVIKPPNRLTL